One Hippocampus zosterae strain Florida chromosome 21, ASM2543408v3, whole genome shotgun sequence genomic region harbors:
- the LOC127594071 gene encoding gastrula zinc finger protein XlCGF49.1-like produces NLAVALRHIFGIFRLAAQLLKRHIRIHTGEKPFACLVCEQRFSRKESLKCHTRTHTGEKPFACSLCGRSFSETRYLKNHTQRHTGDKPFACLMCEQRFSRKESLKCHRRTHTGEKPFACSDCGRRFSQKGKLIHLTRIHTGEKPYACSICGQRFSHNPSLNTHTRTHTGEKPFPCSDCGQRFSQKGNLTIHTRTH; encoded by the coding sequence AACCTGGCCGTTGCTCTTCGCCATATCTTCGGGATCTTTCGGCTTGCTGCACAGTTGTTGAAGAGACACATCAGaatacacactggtgagaaaccttttgcctgcttggTGTGTGAGCAAAGATTCTCCCGGAAGGAAAGCTTAAAATGTCACACAAGAACCCATaccggtgagaaaccttttgcctgctcgttGTGTGGCCGAAGTTTCTCAGAGACGAGATACTTGAAAAATCACACTCAAAGGCACACTGGTGACAAACCTTTTGCTTGCTTGATGTGTGAGCAAAGATTCTCCCGGAAGGAAAGCTTAAAATGTCACagaagaacccacactggtgagaaaccttttgcctgttcagattgtggccgaagattctctcagaagggaaaATTAATTCATCTCACAAGaatccacactggtgagaaaccttatGCCTGCTCAATCTgcggccaaagattctctcataaCCCaagcttaaacacacacacaagaactcacactggtgagaaaccgtttCCCTGTTCAGATTgcggccaaagattctctcagaagggaaacttaacaatacacacaagaacacactga